The Pirellulaceae bacterium region GATCGCTGCTAATGGGCATTAACAAGTCGCCAGTGGTGACCTTGCTACTGGACGGATCAGGCAAAATGCGACGCAGCTCGCTAAAGCAGCCGTGTAACCATTGATCGACCGGTTTCTCACCGACACACAAGTCATCAATGGTCGTCAGCCAGACTTGGGCGTCTAAACCATCCGAGCGCGCCGGCTTCAAAAGTTCCGACCAAGGTTTTGAACGGCTCAGAAGAATCCTTTCGGGCAACGAATCCAAGAGATCGTCAGCGGACAGCTGGTAGTATTCAGCCAACCTCTTTCGCTGAGGATAGGTCAACAAGCTGGTTGACAGCCATAGTTGAAGCTTGCGTTCGTCACGCCAACTCAATTTTGAACGCGGTACTGTCTGTTGATCCCCAGGCAGCAACGCGGACAATTTACTGTAGCTGGCATCCAGTGACCGTCGGAGATTGTTGAGGGCCGCGCGCAGGGTAGTAGAAATTTGTGAAAGCTGCGCCGCATCATCTAATAGGAATTCTCGTAACGCCAGTTTTCTCTTGGTTCGCTGTATTTCGCGGGCAAGAGCGTCTGTGGATGTTCGTAGCCCGACAGCCAGATCGTCAATATCGGGTTGCAAATACAATTCCATCCACTGAGACAACTGTTCTGCGGAGTACATAAACTCAAGCAGAGCGCCGCGCTCTTGTTCCCAAATTGGCTGGATGTCTGGTGCCAATAGCTGCGGGTTCAACCAAGGGCGACGTGGATCGCTGGGCTTATCGAGATCCAGCTGCACCTGAGTCCACAATTCGGACAACGTGGCCGCGTTGACGCGACGGGTTGAGCTGAAGCTGCGAGCAGAAGGCGCATGGTTCAAACACTCAGACAACTCCAGGTGCAATTCGTTCAATTCCCGGTTATTGGTGGTTTTGCTGGAGCCTAATCGTGTCAATCGCTCGATTCGTATGGCCTCCTGCAAGACGAACTGCCAACGTGCAGCAGCGAAACTGATTGGTGGCGGCAGTGCACCGGGTTTGGTTTGCGCAACTTTGTCGCGTTCCTGCCAGAATTGCAACCATGCGTCTGTTTCAGTTGGTAGGGCCGTTCCGGGCTGTTCGGTACCAGAGGATTGTGAATCAGGCTGTGGCGTGTTTTGTTGGTTTTGGCCGGCCGTTGTGGCTGTAGCCGCGCCGGCCGGTGAATTCGCAACTGAGGAGAGAGTCTGTTGACTGACGTCCGGCGAGCTAGGCAACTGACTGATCGAGACCATGCGAGGCGCAGCGGAGTTACGATTTTGAGAAGCCACTGTCGGCGGTTCCGTGGGCTCGGGCGTCACCTTTTTTATTTGCTGGGTGCTCCAACGCTTGTTGTATTGAGCAACGATGACTTTCTCGGCCCGACGCCACTGGTCAGATTGCGGGTTATCCAAGTATCGCCCGTATCCGCTGGCCAGCAGCAGGGGAGTCTGATAGCCATCGCTGGCCTTGTGGCAATATCGCAGCATCACTTCGTAGAAGTCAGCTAGCGATAAGTGGTTTTGTTGGTCCGGTCGATTGAACGATAGAGAAAAATCTACCGCGCTTTGGAACAGTGTTTTCTCAAGCAAATAAGAGACGTGAGCCGGCTGAGAAGAGTTGGCGGCCGTGATCAGCCACAGAGGCGTTCCCTGCTTGGGCAAGTCGCTGACGATTTTCATGAGTCCGCTGCAGACATCGTTGCGCAGTACACCCAGCTTGGGTGCCACCAACATGTCCTGAATATCTGCCAGCACCACAATATTGGCAGCCCGAGTTTTCTTAATTTCTTCCAGAAGCTGCTTGACGGACAGTCGTGCACTCGGGGCACTGGTGGGATGATATTCGGGGGCTAGCAGCAGAACGTCAGTGGTATCCCCCTCGTTGGGTTGCAGCGCCTGGCCACGCACATAGACGATTAGCGTGTCTTTGCTAGTTCCGTTGTGATCGCTGAAGTCCCTGCGGATGGTCTGGGCTATTTGCGGTAGTTGGCTACTGGTGGCAGCCGTAATTGAATGCTGACTTGATCCGGTGCGCTGTTGACCGGTCAGTGGAACCCAGGGCTTCCAAGCGTCCGGCTCCGGCATGTCGGCCTGCCAATTAGGGAATGCAGGTTGTGGCAAAATGCGCTCTCCAAATTCCGCGATATTCACACCGGATAAGAAGACGCGTTCTTCGTCGCGAGGCCAGAGCATCCATAAGAATGATCCCAGGCCGAGAACCAGCAGTGCGGTCAAGGTTGCAACGGCCAGCCATTTGTTGGTGGGAGCCGCAGGTTGCTCACCATACGACTTGATGGGGCGTTTGACCACAGATTGATTCATGGTTTGGTCAACCCTGTAAAGAGCTAATATGCGCGTGATATCCGATTGCCGATTCATCGGCGGTGAGGAAATCAATGGCTGGGCAACGACCTGCAGTTGGTCTTCAATGTCGCCACATCATACGAATCGACACGTCAACTTTGACCAACGGTCTTGCAGGTGGGCGACGGTCCTCGGGTCTTGGACGAGCGTTGAAATCCAGGGTGAATAATATTATCATAACGCCCCTGTGGAATGAAGTTGCCTCTGTTTGTGAAAATGCCATGCGCAACCCGGCAGTGAATTGGTTCGAGGGAATGTTCCTTCGCCCACACCATTTTCAAGCGGCCGACCGCTACTGGAACGAACTGTTGGCAACACAGGTCAACTTTGGTGGTGCCTACGGATATGGCGTGTTTCATGTCAATCTGTCGACCAAAGCTTTGTCAAACGGAATTTTGGAGTTCACGGGACTGCGAGCGCGGTGGCACAGCGGTACGGTCGTTTCTCAGGAAGACAACCATGTTGAACGCATTGCGCTCGCGGAACGTTTGACTTCTGTCGGGGCGCAGCCGGTAATGGTTTATCTAGCGATTCCTATGATCCAAGAGGGGCAGCCCAATCTAACGCGAACCGCCGGCGGAATGTGTCGCTACGTGGAGTTTCCACGGCAATGCGATGAAGAAGCAGAAGGCGGCAATCGACAGGAAGTCTCATTAAAAAAGGTCAACTATCGCGTGTTGCTGGCCCATGAGGAGCTGACGGGGTTTGAAGTTATTCCACTGACGCGGATCGTGAAGGTGCACGCTGAAGAGGGTGGCTTGGCCATTGATGCTGATTACTTTCCGCCTGTGCTGACGATTCAGTCGTGGCCGCAATTGGCCGGTGTGATGAGGGCGATCTTCGATCTGATTGGCAGCCGGCTACAAGTGCTGAGCGAGATCATCAAAGACAAAAATATTTCGCTGTCGAGCCAGGCGCAAGGTGACGCCGAAAAGATGCTGTTGATTCAGGTGTTGAATCAAGCTTATGGCGAGCTTAATTGCCTAGCATTTGCTGCCGGTGTACATCCCTTGGTAGCCTACACCGCTTTGTGCAAAATCGTGGGGATGTGCACGATTTTTGGCGACCGGATTGGCCTTGATAACGTGCCTAGATATGACCACGACGATTTGGCGACGATTTTTCGCTGGGCTCACGACCAAATCCGCAAATTGATCTATGCCGTCAAAGAAGACGATTACGAGCAACGGTATTTTGTGGGTTCTGGAACGGGCATGATGGTTCAACTGGAGCCAGATTGGTTTGGCCTGGAGTGGGATTGGTATTTTGGAGTTGATCCGATCAATGTAAGTAAGGACGAATGTGTCGAGCTGTTAGCAAACTTGGTCGACTGGCGATTGGGCAGTGCCGACCAGGTTGAGCAGTACATGGTCAATCGTCAACCGGGAGTGAAGCTCAAGCCGGTTCCGCAGGCCCCGCGCGCCTTGCCCAGTCGAGGTAATTGGGTCTATTACCAGATTCGTCGCGATGGCCACCCCTGGCAGCATGTACAGTCCACGCAAACGATGGCCATGCGAGTTAAGACTCAGCAAGTCGCCAATTTGGATTCACTGGAGGGTACGCGCCGATTGCGGCTTTCGGTAGGCTCGAAGATGTATAGTCTGGAGTTTGCTATTTTTGCAGTGCGCAAACGCATTTGAGTGAGCAGGTAATTCGAATATGCCAGCGGCTACCGTCTCTAGGCGATTGAGATGGTAGCTATCGTCGCCAAGCGGTGGAAAGGCAACACGCTCATCCTCTAGCGACGGTAGTTGCTGACGGGCAGCGGGTATTGCAGAATGCTGTGTGTGGTCCGTGGTCGCTGAGCCTGTTAACGGCTATGGTTAGCGCGTTGTCCAGGTGATATTGAATAGTCAAAACTTACTGCGGCGTCTCGAGCAGCCGAAGGGCATCCGCCCGGTCGCCAGTTCACTGGATGGGGATATCCAGGTAAACGCCTTGCCGCTGAGGTTTCTAAATCAACACCATCAGAATTCCTGGCGTCATCTGTTCCGCTGTGAGACTAGGTAAAGGGAGCTAGAAAATGGCTGACTGGCGTGAACAAGACGACGGGCCTTTGGATGTTCGGCCACCCAAGATGCCTGACGCGGGCGATTCATCAGCGGCCAAGGATCAGCGGTGGCGGTCCAAGCTGAAGCCTACTGTCGCCCGTTCCAGTGCCCAGACTTCGACCAGTTCTTGGAAGATGTCTCCGGAGGCTGAACCGCCTTTATCCGCCGGTTCGGCTTGGAAATGGACCAAGGTCTTCTTGATGTCTGTTTTGGCTTGTGGCCTAACCTTCCTGCTGATTTATGAACTGTTCTTTGCCCCTGGCAAATTGCCATTACACGTTTTAGCCGTCAATAAATACCAGCGGATTCTGGAGCTATTTGAGAATCCCCTTGCTGCCAGCCAGCTCAAGCAAATCGAGACTATCAATACACGCTACATTTCGTCTAACGTTTTCCCGGAGCCCGCAATCGACCAGCAACTCCACTCTCTAGGCGAGGTCGATTGGAAATTTCAGGGGACCAATCCCTTGGAGAAGCTAGGTGACCCGGTAACGGCTTGGTATGTGAATAGCTATGCCAAGGTGACGCCCGAAGGAATCTGGTTATACCACGGGCAGATTGAGGATCTGTTTGCTGATGAACGCGCGCTAGTTGACCTGAAGCAGGTGCTCGAGAACTTTGTTCAAGCGGTTGCCAAGAAGCCTCACGCGTACTCCTGGGTGATTTTAGACCTGCGTCTGCCATCGGTGGCGGGTGGCTTGGGGAATATGAATCCATGCTGGCGAACAGCGGCTACTACGGTCTTGGAAAGGATGGATCCCCAACTACGTAAACGACTGATTGTAACGCTGCCGGCTGATGACGGCCAAGCATCATGGCTGGCACCGGAATACTCGGCGTCGTTCTTCGGGCATCACATCTTCAAGCTGCTAGACGCTCCGCGCCGTGGCGCGTGGTACAGGCGGATTTGGCGCGGTGCATTGTCGCTGGAAGAATTCCGCAATCGCCTGCACGATGAGGTGAGCACGGATGTCGCCAATCACCGCGTTGCGATCCAAACGCCGGTGTGGCTACCAGCAGAGAATCTTCAAGAATATCAGTCGATGGGATTAGTGGCCGGCAATAGGGCATATTACTCGTCAGTTGCTATGGAATATGGCAATCAAATCGAGAAGTTAGACCAGTATTGGAAGAAATTTAGCAAGTATACGTCGGCCTTTCACTGGGATCCGGTTGGATACGCCAAGGTCGAGTCGCAATTGTTAGCCATGGAGGAGTTGGTCTTACATAGCCCCGGCAGTTTTGGTGCGGCAGCGATGCGTGTGGACGATGCACTGGACAAGCTGTATTGCCCACCAGTCGAAATGAACGTTAGCTTGATCGAGGACGACCAAAGACGGGACTTCTATAAGCATATGTCGGATTCGATGATGCTGTCCGCGCCGAATGCGCAATTGCTTGACCCCGATTTTTGGAAGAAGCCTGATTCCGAGCCGCCCAAGCCCTTGGAGCTTACCGCTGAGGTTGATAAGCAGCGGCTAGTCTGGCAGGTTTACTTAAATCGGGCTGTGGCCGGTGGTAAAGAGAGACAGGATGCGTTTACAAAAGCCCGGCTGACGGATGCCCTACGCTGGGTCGACCCAGGGCTTGTGGAAGCCTCCTCCGTGGCCGCAGGCCGGGTTCCGATCGAAATCTACCTCTTGCAGCGAATGCTGATCGATATCGACTGGGAAGCAAACTCTGAAAATCAACAGTCTTGGCGTCCTGATGCGTGTGCGCAGGCAATACAGACATTCGATGTCTTGCAGAGGCTCGGTACGCAACCCGACCCGGAAATCGACTGCTGGAT contains the following coding sequences:
- the tssK gene encoding type VI secretion system baseplate subunit TssK, with product MRNPAVNWFEGMFLRPHHFQAADRYWNELLATQVNFGGAYGYGVFHVNLSTKALSNGILEFTGLRARWHSGTVVSQEDNHVERIALAERLTSVGAQPVMVYLAIPMIQEGQPNLTRTAGGMCRYVEFPRQCDEEAEGGNRQEVSLKKVNYRVLLAHEELTGFEVIPLTRIVKVHAEEGGLAIDADYFPPVLTIQSWPQLAGVMRAIFDLIGSRLQVLSEIIKDKNISLSSQAQGDAEKMLLIQVLNQAYGELNCLAFAAGVHPLVAYTALCKIVGMCTIFGDRIGLDNVPRYDHDDLATIFRWAHDQIRKLIYAVKEDDYEQRYFVGSGTGMMVQLEPDWFGLEWDWYFGVDPINVSKDECVELLANLVDWRLGSADQVEQYMVNRQPGVKLKPVPQAPRALPSRGNWVYYQIRRDGHPWQHVQSTQTMAMRVKTQQVANLDSLEGTRRLRLSVGSKMYSLEFAIFAVRKRI